A window of Aliarcobacter trophiarum LMG 25534 contains these coding sequences:
- a CDS encoding transaldolase: MGLFEDINYSIWCDFIERDFLESRFKEIIEDGTIKGATSNPAIFEASITSSVAYKQQLDMLQANKAKKIYEELAFTDIKRAALLLEPLYKLDTNNGFISIEVDPLLCDDASLTIDEGLRIYKSLNVENVMIKIPATEAGYIAMRELTSRGIHVNATLIFSPEQAKKCAIALDEGIKDSNKDTKGVVSIFVSRFDRLMDLTLGAKALATSKLGIVNATKCYYEVNKLENQNIRTLFASTGVKGNELNPSYYVDNLIFPHSINTAPLGTIEEWLKDGKKEQSSIMSEDECDKYFISLEQNGIKLNDIYEKLLTEGLEAFKVSFKELLSKLKH; encoded by the coding sequence ATGGGATTATTTGAAGATATAAATTACTCAATTTGGTGTGATTTTATTGAGAGAGATTTTTTAGAAAGTAGATTTAAAGAGATTATAGAAGATGGTACAATAAAAGGGGCAACTTCAAATCCAGCTATATTTGAAGCATCAATAACAAGTTCTGTTGCATATAAACAACAACTTGATATGCTTCAAGCAAATAAAGCAAAAAAAATATATGAAGAGTTAGCTTTTACAGATATTAAAAGAGCTGCTTTGCTTTTAGAACCACTTTATAAGCTTGATACAAATAATGGTTTTATATCTATAGAGGTTGATCCACTTTTATGTGATGATGCTTCTCTTACAATTGATGAAGGTTTAAGAATTTATAAAAGTTTAAATGTTGAAAATGTTATGATAAAAATCCCTGCAACAGAAGCTGGATATATTGCTATGAGAGAGCTTACAAGTCGTGGAATTCATGTAAATGCAACTTTAATTTTTTCACCAGAACAAGCAAAAAAGTGTGCTATTGCACTTGATGAAGGAATAAAAGATTCAAATAAAGATACAAAAGGTGTAGTATCTATTTTCGTTTCAAGATTTGATAGATTAATGGATTTAACTTTGGGAGCAAAAGCACTAGCTACATCAAAATTAGGTATTGTAAATGCTACAAAATGCTATTATGAAGTAAATAAATTGGAAAATCAAAATATAAGAACACTTTTTGCAAGTACTGGTGTAAAAGGGAATGAGTTAAATCCTAGTTATTATGTAGATAATCTAATTTTTCCGCACTCTATAAACACTGCTCCATTAGGAACTATTGAAGAGTGGTTAAAAGATGGGAAAAAAGAGCAAAGCTCTATTATGAGTGAAGATGAGTGTGATAAATATTTCATAAGTTTAGAGCAAAATGGAATTAAACTAAATGATATTTATGAAAAACTCTTAACTGAGGGATTAGAAGCTTTTAAAGTATCATTTAAAGAGCTATTATCTAAGTTAAAACATTAA
- the acpS gene encoding holo-ACP synthase produces the protein MIGIDIVSIDRVKKMYEKFGDKFYDRFLSENEKEFVKSSQNAAGFWAAKEAASKALGTGIGEVCSFYDIKIKKDKNNAPKIKYSKVLRKKFKIKKSYLSITHDGGFAIAIVVNKQK, from the coding sequence ATGATAGGTATAGATATAGTAAGCATAGATAGAGTAAAAAAGATGTATGAAAAGTTTGGGGATAAGTTTTATGATAGATTTTTAAGTGAAAATGAGAAAGAATTTGTCAAATCTAGTCAAAATGCAGCTGGTTTTTGGGCAGCAAAAGAGGCAGCAAGTAAAGCTCTTGGTACTGGAATTGGGGAGGTTTGCTCTTTTTATGATATAAAAATAAAAAAAGACAAAAATAACGCTCCAAAGATAAAATATAGTAAAGTTTTACGAAAAAAGTTTAAGATAAAAAAATCATATTTAAGTATAACTCATGACGGTGGTTTTGCAATCGCTATTGTAGTGAATAAACAAAAGTAA
- a CDS encoding aminotransferase class I/II-fold pyridoxal phosphate-dependent enzyme → MESFLYKKELNIIEKSNRFRHRVVFNKNLLDLASNDYLGLAKNRILFKKAYKRVLKNHYYSPKASMLVNGYSNIHKKFEKLLCKVNGFESGVIVGSGFLANISMIEALVRKGDTLFIDEEYHASGILASRLLPSNQVITFLHNNEKDLESKLQNCDTKGRKIIAIEGVYSMSGNLAKKEIFLLANQYNSILIVDEAHSSGVIGENLLGIFDYYNIKIEENHIKMGTLGKAYGSYGAYILASKNIIEFLQNRAKPIIYSTAPSLFDTALGYESLKYILKNREALKQKIKENLSIIQSYLGISSKSLIIPILVNDNKKVLKIQNILKENGFLVGAIRQPTVKQAIIRLIAKIDINCDNLKKVSNLIKELNADK, encoded by the coding sequence ATGGAGAGTTTTTTGTATAAAAAAGAGTTAAATATTATAGAGAAATCAAATAGATTTAGACATAGAGTTGTTTTTAATAAAAATCTTTTAGATTTAGCATCAAATGATTATTTGGGACTAGCAAAAAATAGGATACTTTTTAAAAAAGCTTATAAAAGAGTTTTAAAAAATCACTATTATTCACCAAAAGCTTCAATGCTTGTAAATGGATACTCAAATATTCATAAGAAATTTGAAAAACTACTTTGTAAAGTCAATGGTTTTGAAAGTGGAGTTATTGTAGGAAGTGGTTTTTTAGCAAATATCTCTATGATTGAAGCCTTAGTACGAAAAGGAGATACTCTTTTTATAGATGAAGAGTATCATGCAAGTGGAATTTTAGCCTCTAGGCTTCTTCCTAGCAACCAAGTTATAACATTTCTACATAACAATGAAAAAGATTTAGAATCAAAATTGCAAAATTGCGATACAAAAGGAAGAAAAATTATTGCAATAGAAGGTGTTTACTCTATGAGTGGAAATTTAGCAAAAAAAGAAATTTTTCTTCTAGCAAATCAATATAACTCTATCTTAATTGTAGATGAAGCTCATAGTAGCGGAGTTATTGGAGAAAATCTTTTAGGAATTTTTGACTATTATAATATCAAAATAGAAGAAAACCATATAAAAATGGGAACTTTGGGAAAAGCGTATGGCTCTTATGGGGCTTATATTTTAGCTTCAAAAAATATTATTGAATTTTTGCAAAATAGAGCAAAACCAATTATTTATTCAACAGCACCATCTCTTTTTGATACTGCTTTAGGGTATGAGAGTTTAAAGTATATTTTAAAAAATAGAGAAGCATTAAAGCAAAAAATTAAGGAAAACTTAAGTATAATCCAAAGCTATTTAGGAATAAGCTCAAAATCACTTATTATTCCAATATTAGTAAACGATAATAAAAAAGTCTTAAAGATACAAAATATCTTAAAAGAAAATGGCTTCTTGGTTGGTGCGATACGACAACCAACGGTTAAACAAGCGATTATTCGACTTATTGCAAAAATAGATATAAATTGTGATAATTTGAAAAAAGTTTCTAATTTAATAAAGGAATTAAATGCAGATAAATGA
- a CDS encoding ML domain-containing protein encodes MKNIDFYKDVETIKLKDKLGEFLGVDEDFIYTFTDAVKLSGHSCPTVAGAYLMTLKALKELYKSELPVRGEIKVELRDAKNIGTTGVLANVASFITGAKEEDGFKGLQGQYFRNNLLKYEAPIKGEMRFTRLDSTDSVEVTYDLSNVALSGFDGFLMQKGLQKTATKEELETFGTAWQKRVSEILLKYHNDVVKFI; translated from the coding sequence ATGAAAAATATAGATTTTTATAAAGATGTTGAAACTATTAAACTAAAAGATAAATTGGGAGAATTTTTAGGAGTTGATGAAGATTTTATATATACTTTTACAGATGCTGTAAAACTAAGTGGTCACTCTTGTCCAACTGTTGCTGGTGCATATCTTATGACTTTAAAGGCTCTAAAAGAGCTATATAAAAGCGAATTACCTGTACGTGGTGAGATAAAAGTTGAGTTAAGAGATGCAAAAAATATTGGAACAACTGGAGTTTTAGCAAATGTAGCTTCATTTATAACAGGAGCAAAAGAAGAAGATGGATTTAAAGGGCTTCAAGGACAATATTTTAGAAATAACCTTCTAAAATATGAAGCACCTATCAAAGGTGAAATGAGATTTACACGACTTGATAGCACAGATAGTGTAGAAGTAACTTATGATTTATCAAATGTAGCTTTGAGTGGTTTTGATGGTTTTTTAATGCAAAAAGGTCTTCAAAAAACTGCAACAAAAGAGGAGTTAGAGACTTTTGGAACTGCTTGGCAAAAAAGAGTTAGTGAGATTTTATTAAAATATCACAATGATGTTGTTAAATTTATCTAA
- the mqnE gene encoding aminofutalosine synthase MqnE, producing MTLIEKLENGARLNYEDGVRLFDLDIITLGYYANKIREEKHQKKTYFNINRHINPTNICKDVCQFCAYSASRKNPDQYTLSHDEMLQTVRTSSKNGIKEVHIVSAHNPNTGLNWYMDIFKKIKKEFPNIHIKALTAAEIHFLSSEYNLSHEEIIDTMIKSGIDSMPGGGAEIFDEKVRKRICGGKVSSEDWLKIHKLWHEKGKKSNATMLFGHIESRENRVDHILRLRDLQDITGGFNAFIPLVFQTENNYLKVKEPVTANEILKTYAVSRILLDNIPNIKAYWATSTVKLALIAQEFGANDVDGTIEKESIQSAAGAKSKHGIAQNEFVDLIRNSGFIPVERDSIYNELKVW from the coding sequence ATGACTTTAATTGAAAAACTGGAAAATGGTGCTAGATTAAACTATGAAGATGGAGTTAGACTTTTTGATTTAGATATTATAACTTTAGGATATTATGCAAATAAAATTAGAGAAGAAAAGCATCAAAAGAAGACCTACTTTAATATAAATAGACATATAAATCCTACAAATATCTGTAAAGATGTTTGTCAATTTTGTGCATATAGTGCAAGTAGAAAAAATCCAGACCAATACACTTTAAGCCACGATGAAATGTTACAAACAGTAAGAACTTCATCTAAAAATGGTATAAAAGAGGTTCATATAGTTTCAGCTCATAACCCAAATACAGGGCTAAATTGGTATATGGATATTTTTAAAAAAATCAAAAAAGAGTTCCCAAATATTCATATAAAAGCTTTAACTGCAGCAGAGATACACTTTTTAAGTAGTGAATATAACTTAAGCCATGAAGAGATTATTGATACTATGATAAAAAGTGGAATAGATTCAATGCCAGGGGGAGGAGCTGAGATTTTCGATGAAAAAGTTAGAAAAAGAATTTGTGGAGGAAAAGTAAGTAGCGAAGATTGGCTAAAAATTCACAAGCTTTGGCACGAAAAAGGTAAAAAAAGTAATGCAACTATGCTTTTTGGACATATTGAAAGTAGAGAAAATAGAGTTGATCATATCTTAAGGCTTAGAGATTTACAAGATATTACTGGTGGATTTAATGCATTTATCCCTCTTGTTTTTCAAACAGAAAATAACTATTTAAAAGTAAAAGAGCCAGTTACTGCAAATGAGATTTTAAAAACATATGCAGTTTCAAGAATTTTACTAGATAATATTCCAAATATAAAAGCATATTGGGCAACTTCTACAGTTAAACTAGCACTTATTGCTCAAGAGTTTGGAGCGAATGATGTGGATGGGACTATTGAAAAAGAGTCAATTCAAAGTGCAGCAGGAGCAAAAAGCAAACATGGTATTGCTCAAAATGAGTTTGTAGATTTAATCAGAAACTCTGGATTCATTCCAGTTGAAAGAGATAGTATTTATAATGAGTTAAAAGTTTGGTAA
- the serB gene encoding phosphoserine phosphatase SerB: MKLAVFDFDSTLMDGETIDILAYHFGLGDEVKKITDEAMSGRLDFFESLIQRVALLKGMDYKKVVDICANLPLMKGSYEVVSELKKLNYKVVCFSGGFRVGTSPAKEKLGLDADFSNILHEKDGVLTGLVGGDMMFGYSKGDMIRRLQGLLKIGKEDTLVCGDGANDLSMFAEADKRVAFCAKEVLKKEANIIIDTKDLTKILEHIKA, from the coding sequence ATGAAATTAGCAGTATTTGATTTTGATTCAACACTTATGGATGGAGAGACTATTGATATTTTAGCATACCATTTTGGACTTGGAGATGAGGTTAAGAAAATAACAGATGAAGCTATGAGTGGAAGATTAGATTTTTTTGAATCACTAATTCAAAGAGTAGCACTTTTAAAAGGTATGGATTATAAGAAAGTAGTTGATATTTGTGCAAATTTACCTTTGATGAAAGGTTCTTATGAAGTAGTAAGTGAATTAAAAAAGTTGAACTACAAAGTAGTTTGTTTTAGTGGTGGATTTAGAGTAGGAACATCTCCAGCTAAAGAAAAACTAGGGCTAGATGCTGATTTTTCAAATATACTACACGAAAAAGATGGAGTTTTAACAGGACTTGTTGGTGGAGATATGATGTTTGGTTACTCTAAAGGTGATATGATAAGAAGATTACAAGGACTTTTAAAAATAGGTAAAGAAGATACTTTGGTTTGCGGAGATGGTGCAAATGATTTATCTATGTTTGCTGAAGCTGATAAAAGAGTTGCTTTTTGTGCAAAAGAGGTTTTAAAAAAAGAGGCAAATATTATAATAGATACAAAAGATTTAACAAAAATCTTAGAACATATAAAGGCTTAA
- a CDS encoding carbonic anhydrase: MQINDLVKGNKKFREARFSKYETDLKQLTKDGQNPDILFIGCSDSRVTPELVLDTKPGDMFTLRNVGNFVPPYNPDNDYHGSSAVIEYAVNVLNVKHIIVCGHSYCGACRSLYKDLGDSSELINIKKWLELGKKAREYTLLAAPDKNDKEYIYRTTEKVSIVYQMENLLTFPYIVKRVKEGSLQIHGWYYKIENGTIEFYDGSDCTFKPLEEFKNES, translated from the coding sequence ATGCAGATAAATGATTTAGTAAAAGGTAATAAAAAGTTTAGAGAAGCCAGATTTTCTAAATATGAGACAGATTTAAAACAACTTACAAAAGATGGGCAAAACCCTGATATTTTATTTATTGGTTGTAGTGATAGTAGGGTTACTCCTGAACTTGTACTTGATACAAAACCAGGAGATATGTTTACTCTTAGAAATGTTGGGAATTTCGTACCACCATATAATCCAGATAATGATTATCATGGAAGCAGTGCTGTTATTGAATATGCTGTAAATGTACTAAATGTAAAACATATTATTGTCTGTGGTCACTCTTATTGTGGTGCTTGTAGAAGTTTATATAAAGATTTAGGAGATAGTTCTGAGCTTATTAATATCAAAAAATGGTTAGAACTTGGTAAAAAAGCTAGAGAATATACACTTTTAGCTGCTCCTGATAAGAATGACAAAGAGTATATCTATAGAACTACTGAAAAAGTATCAATTGTTTACCAAATGGAAAACCTTTTAACATTTCCATATATAGTAAAAAGAGTTAAAGAAGGTAGCTTACAAATTCATGGATGGTACTATAAAATTGAAAATGGGACTATAGAATTTTATGATGGAAGTGATTGTACATTTAAGCCGCTAGAAGAGTTTAAAAATGAGTCTTGA
- a CDS encoding ABC transporter permease, with translation MNIFLKKLLYIIVMLFIISLISFIAINLAPNSFFASGELNPNITPEAIAELKAIYGLDRPLYIQFFSWILNILQLDFGISFSSGVKVKEEILSRIGVTLILNITSMFLIFIISLYFGIKSALKPNSFFEKFTKQLSLISFSMPSFYLALILVLIFSIKFELFPIAGLHSMPNDGSFTYYLDFAWHLALPIFIIVFGGIGSLILYIRALTIEILKSDYIFFAKARGLNNKIILRYYILPNLYPPIITLLGLSLPGVIGGSVILETIFSIDGMGLLFYQSALSHDYPVIMGILIIGSFLTLLGNILADLILLKINPNYSEK, from the coding sequence ATGAATATCTTTCTAAAAAAACTATTATACATTATTGTTATGCTTTTTATTATTAGCTTAATCTCTTTTATTGCAATAAATCTAGCTCCAAACTCATTTTTTGCAAGTGGGGAACTAAATCCAAATATCACTCCTGAAGCAATAGCCGAACTAAAAGCTATCTATGGACTTGATAGACCTTTATATATTCAATTTTTTTCTTGGATTTTAAACATCTTACAACTTGACTTTGGTATCTCTTTTTCAAGTGGGGTAAAAGTAAAAGAGGAGATTTTAAGTCGTATTGGAGTTACACTTATTTTAAATATTACTTCAATGTTTTTAATCTTTATTATAAGTTTATATTTTGGTATAAAATCCGCCTTAAAACCAAATAGCTTTTTTGAGAAATTTACAAAACAGCTTTCACTTATTAGTTTTTCAATGCCATCTTTTTATTTGGCTCTAATTTTAGTTTTAATTTTTTCTATAAAATTTGAACTATTCCCAATAGCTGGACTTCATAGTATGCCAAATGATGGATCTTTTACTTACTATTTAGATTTTGCTTGGCATTTAGCACTTCCAATATTTATAATAGTTTTTGGTGGAATTGGAAGTCTAATCTTATATATTAGAGCCTTAACTATTGAGATTTTAAAAAGTGATTATATCTTCTTCGCAAAAGCAAGAGGATTAAACAATAAAATTATCTTAAGATACTATATTCTACCAAATTTATATCCGCCAATTATTACACTTTTAGGACTATCACTTCCTGGTGTTATTGGTGGAAGTGTTATACTTGAAACTATTTTCTCAATAGATGGAATGGGTCTTTTATTTTATCAAAGTGCTTTAAGTCACGATTATCCTGTAATTATGGGAATACTTATAATTGGTTCTTTTCTTACACTTTTAGGAAATATATTAGCTGATTTAATCTTACTTAAAATAAATCCAAACTATAGTGAAAAATAA
- a CDS encoding class II 3-deoxy-7-phosphoheptulonate synthase — MKNWSPSSWRDFPIKQQPTYNDLVTLKQVEKELASYPPLIFAGEALSLKKQLANVVNGKAFLLQGGDCAESFNVFNATNIKDLFKVMMQMAVVLTFSGGCPVVKVGRIAGQFAKPRSSDFEDVDGLSLPSYRGDIINDIEFDIGSREPKAKKLLKAYNQSAATMNLLRAFARGGMADLNQVHLWNLDFVKDNTLGTKYEEIATKISDSLAFMKACGITSENTPQLNQTTLFTSHEALLLNYEEALTRRDSITKDWFNCSAHMLWIGDRTRDLDGAHIEYFRGIKNPIGCKVGPSMKEDELIKLIDALNPENEAGRLNLIVRMGNEKIADYFPKLLERVEKEGKKVLWSSDPMHGNTIKAGNGYKTRDFEAILGEVKQFFQIHKAQGSYAGGIHLEMTGQNVTECTGSKSAAITQSDLASRYHTQCDPRLNADQALELAFMIANTLKEARK, encoded by the coding sequence ATGAAAAATTGGAGCCCAAGTAGTTGGAGAGATTTTCCAATAAAACAACAACCAACATATAATGATTTAGTTACCTTAAAACAAGTAGAAAAAGAGTTGGCATCTTATCCTCCACTTATTTTTGCAGGAGAAGCTCTAAGTCTTAAGAAACAACTTGCAAATGTTGTAAATGGAAAAGCATTTTTACTTCAAGGTGGAGATTGTGCTGAGAGTTTTAATGTATTTAATGCAACAAATATTAAAGATTTATTTAAAGTAATGATGCAAATGGCAGTAGTATTAACTTTCTCAGGTGGTTGTCCTGTTGTAAAAGTTGGTCGTATTGCTGGACAGTTTGCAAAGCCACGAAGCTCAGATTTTGAAGATGTAGATGGCTTGTCTCTTCCTTCATACAGAGGTGATATTATAAATGATATAGAGTTTGATATAGGTTCTAGAGAGCCAAAAGCGAAAAAACTTTTAAAAGCATATAATCAAAGTGCTGCAACTATGAATCTTTTAAGAGCTTTTGCAAGAGGTGGAATGGCTGATTTAAATCAAGTTCATTTATGGAATTTAGATTTCGTAAAAGACAATACTTTGGGTACTAAATATGAGGAGATAGCTACAAAAATTAGTGATAGCTTAGCTTTTATGAAAGCTTGTGGAATTACAAGCGAAAATACTCCACAGTTAAACCAAACTACACTTTTTACATCTCATGAAGCGCTTTTACTAAATTATGAAGAGGCACTTACAAGAAGAGATTCAATCACGAAAGATTGGTTTAACTGTTCAGCCCATATGCTTTGGATTGGAGATAGAACAAGAGATTTAGATGGAGCTCATATTGAATACTTTAGAGGTATTAAGAATCCAATTGGTTGCAAAGTTGGTCCTTCTATGAAAGAGGATGAGCTAATCAAACTAATAGATGCTTTAAATCCAGAAAATGAAGCTGGAAGATTAAATCTGATTGTAAGAATGGGGAATGAGAAAATAGCAGATTATTTCCCAAAACTTTTAGAAAGAGTTGAGAAAGAGGGTAAAAAAGTACTTTGGTCAAGTGATCCAATGCATGGAAATACTATAAAAGCAGGAAATGGTTATAAAACTAGAGATTTTGAGGCTATTTTAGGAGAAGTAAAACAGTTTTTCCAAATACATAAAGCACAAGGTTCTTATGCTGGAGGAATTCATCTTGAGATGACAGGACAAAATGTTACAGAGTGTACAGGAAGTAAATCAGCTGCAATTACTCAAAGTGATTTAGCAAGTCGTTACCATACTCAATGTGATCCTAGATTGAATGCTGATCAAGCTCTAGAACTAGCATTTATGATAGCAAATACTCTAAAAGAAGCTAGAAAATAG
- a CDS encoding DsrE family protein, protein MVLFILSSRPYDGSDNMYGALRLIKKLVEMKEEVKVFCIADAVDLVRGAAKKPNSYDIDLQAMIKEVLDLGVEIKACGTSLKRSGDYKNEPYLNEDIRGSLDLLGNWTLNAKQVLTY, encoded by the coding sequence ATGGTGTTATTTATTTTAAGTTCAAGACCATACGATGGAAGTGACAATATGTATGGGGCTTTAAGATTAATAAAAAAACTAGTTGAAATGAAAGAAGAAGTAAAAGTTTTTTGTATTGCAGATGCTGTTGACTTAGTGCGAGGAGCTGCAAAAAAACCAAACTCTTATGATATAGATTTACAAGCTATGATAAAAGAGGTTTTGGATTTAGGTGTTGAGATAAAAGCATGTGGAACAAGCCTTAAAAGATCTGGTGATTATAAAAATGAGCCATATTTAAATGAAGATATAAGAGGAAGTCTAGATTTACTTGGAAATTGGACACTTAATGCAAAGCAAGTTTTGACTTACTAG
- a CDS encoding methylenetetrahydrofolate reductase: MFEILISKLQEDKYLTLETTPQHEPTMHNIIEKIKKFKIDTKVDGFTCTDNPLAKLKYSSYFAALKLQMEFNKPVIATMTMRDRNKIALQSDLLGANDFDIRAILALTGDPANMSDQPNSKGVYEANSLMLLKMIKSFNYGMDFAGRPFKIEPKQIFPFAVVNSYAKNFGSLEKKMHQKIQNGAVGVITQPVFDIDNVKKLLENFENAKENVEGEKRKSQLILGLFPITKLRTALFLSAQVPGIHVPQFWIDTLEKAHSISEEEEYKVGMQLSRNLYHEINKIHPKIHLMTANNRFDVASEIIG, translated from the coding sequence ATGTTTGAAATACTAATTTCTAAACTTCAAGAGGATAAATATTTAACACTTGAAACAACACCTCAACATGAACCAACTATGCACAATATTATTGAAAAAATTAAAAAGTTCAAAATTGACACAAAAGTAGATGGTTTTACTTGTACAGATAACCCTTTGGCAAAACTAAAATACTCTTCATATTTTGCAGCGTTAAAACTTCAAATGGAGTTTAATAAACCAGTAATTGCTACAATGACCATGAGAGATCGAAATAAAATAGCTCTTCAATCTGACCTTTTAGGAGCAAATGATTTTGATATTAGAGCTATCTTAGCACTAACGGGAGATCCAGCAAATATGAGTGATCAGCCAAATAGTAAAGGTGTTTATGAAGCAAACTCTTTAATGCTTTTAAAGATGATAAAATCTTTTAATTATGGTATGGATTTTGCAGGTCGTCCTTTTAAAATAGAGCCTAAACAGATTTTTCCATTTGCAGTTGTAAACTCATATGCTAAAAACTTTGGGAGTTTAGAAAAAAAGATGCACCAAAAGATACAAAATGGAGCTGTTGGAGTAATTACTCAACCAGTTTTTGATATAGACAATGTAAAAAAACTTCTAGAAAACTTTGAAAATGCAAAAGAGAATGTAGAGGGCGAAAAACGAAAATCACAACTTATTTTAGGACTCTTTCCTATTACAAAACTAAGAACTGCCCTATTTCTATCTGCTCAAGTTCCAGGAATACATGTTCCACAGTTTTGGATTGATACTCTTGAAAAAGCTCATAGTATAAGTGAAGAGGAAGAGTATAAAGTTGGGATGCAATTAAGTAGAAATTTATACCATGAAATAAACAAAATTCACCCAAAAATTCACTTAATGACGGCAAACAATAGATTTGATGTAGCAAGTGAGATAATAGGGTGA
- the gltS gene encoding sodium/glutamate symporter, whose amino-acid sequence MNIVFNGYYTLIAAVIVLLIGKFLINKIGFLRRYNIPEPVAGGLLAAIFTTIAYNIWDFSITTSAELQTSFMLIFFSSIGLSANFYKLKEGGKSLVIFLFVVSSFIILQNFVGISLATILGIDPIIGLIAGSITLTGGHGTAGAWGEILETKYAIEGATTLGMAAATFGLVMGGIIGGPLAKHLINRYKLKEENQKYTDEKDKKDEKTIDEFVPFEYPAAVRLITTNSAITTLGLFAACLAISDFMTNIAKDTFFELPTFVWALATGVLIRNILENILKVTIFDRAIDVFGNASLSLYLAMALLSLKLWQLSSLAGALTVILISQVVVMILYAYFVTFRVMGKNYDASVLSAGHCGFGLGATPTAVANMQAITNMYGPSHKAFLIVPLCGAFFVDLINASIIQVILKFFA is encoded by the coding sequence ATGAATATAGTGTTTAATGGCTATTACACTTTAATAGCTGCTGTTATTGTCTTACTTATTGGTAAGTTTTTAATAAATAAAATTGGATTTTTAAGAAGGTATAATATTCCTGAGCCAGTAGCTGGTGGACTTTTAGCTGCAATTTTTACAACAATTGCTTACAATATTTGGGATTTTAGTATTACAACTAGTGCTGAATTGCAAACTAGTTTTATGCTGATATTTTTCTCTTCAATTGGACTATCTGCAAACTTTTATAAGTTAAAAGAGGGTGGGAAAAGTCTTGTAATATTTCTTTTTGTAGTATCTTCTTTTATTATCCTTCAAAATTTTGTAGGAATATCTTTGGCTACAATTTTAGGAATAGATCCTATTATTGGACTTATTGCTGGATCTATTACTCTTACAGGTGGACACGGAACTGCTGGTGCTTGGGGTGAAATACTTGAGACTAAATATGCAATAGAAGGAGCAACAACTCTTGGAATGGCTGCAGCTACATTTGGACTTGTAATGGGTGGAATTATTGGTGGACCTTTAGCAAAACATTTAATAAATAGATATAAACTAAAAGAAGAGAACCAAAAATATACAGATGAAAAAGATAAAAAAGATGAAAAAACAATAGATGAGTTTGTTCCTTTTGAATATCCAGCAGCAGTAAGATTGATTACAACAAATAGTGCAATTACAACTTTAGGTCTTTTTGCAGCTTGTTTGGCTATTTCAGATTTTATGACTAATATAGCAAAAGATACATTTTTTGAACTTCCTACATTTGTTTGGGCATTAGCAACTGGTGTATTAATTAGAAATATTTTAGAAAATATTTTAAAAGTTACAATATTTGATAGAGCAATAGATGTCTTTGGTAATGCTTCACTATCTTTATATTTAGCTATGGCCCTTCTATCTTTAAAGCTTTGGCAACTATCAAGTTTGGCTGGAGCTTTAACTGTTATTTTAATTTCTCAAGTTGTTGTAATGATTTTATATGCTTATTTTGTAACATTTAGAGTTATGGGTAAAAATTATGATGCAAGTGTTTTATCTGCTGGGCATTGTGGTTTTGGATTGGGTGCTACTCCTACAGCGGTTGCAAATATGCAAGCTATTACAAATATGTATGGACCTTCACATAAAGCATTTTTAATAGTTCCACTTTGTGGTGCATTTTTTGTTGATTTAATAAATGCTTCAATTATCCAAGTAATTTTAAAGTTCTTTGCTTAG
- the ruvX gene encoding Holliday junction resolvase RuvX — protein MRLASIDVGLKRVGVAICLLEKIVTPQNAIIRKNRNQAALEVNDFLKEWQIEKLIIGLPSSNIDTQNRIKHFTTLLELKIPYEFCEENLSSLEAKELMKGEVKQIRDGRIDSIAAKIILERYLNKDKI, from the coding sequence GTGAGATTAGCCTCTATAGATGTTGGACTAAAAAGAGTTGGAGTTGCTATATGTCTATTAGAAAAAATTGTAACTCCTCAAAATGCAATTATTCGCAAAAATAGAAACCAAGCAGCTCTTGAAGTAAATGATTTTTTAAAAGAGTGGCAAATAGAAAAACTAATAATTGGGCTTCCTAGCTCAAACATCGATACTCAAAATAGAATAAAACATTTCACAACTTTGCTTGAGCTAAAAATCCCTTATGAATTTTGTGAAGAGAACCTAAGCTCACTTGAAGCAAAAGAGCTTATGAAAGGCGAGGTAAAACAGATAAGAGATGGTAGAATAGACTCAATTGCTGCAAAAATAATTTTAGAAAGATATTTAAATAAGGATAAAATATGA